CGGCGAGCCGGCCGACATTCAGGATGTCGCCCGCCGCCTGTTTTTGACGACGACGAACGGTCGGCAAGTTCAGCCATTCTGACAGGGGAGACTTATATGCATTTCACGCCTCGAGAGATCGACAAGCTGATGATCTACACGCTCGCGCAGGTCGCGCAGCAGCGCAAGGATCAGGGCCTGAAGCTCAACCACCCCGAAACCGTCTCGCTCATTTCCGTGGCTGCCCTGAATGGCGCGCGCGCGGGCAAGACCGTCGAGGAGGTCATGGAAATCGCGCGCAAGGAAATCACGCGCGACGACGTGATGGAAGGGGTCGTCGACATGATCCCCTACGTGCAGGTGGAGGCCGTTTTCACCGATGGCAGCCGTCTCGTCACCATCCATGATCCCATTCAGTGAGGGCTTGAACATGACGAACGAGAAGAAAACCCCGGTCGGCGGCCTAGTCCTCGGCAAGGGCGATATCGAGATCAATGCCGGCTATCCGACGACGACGCTCAAGGTGCGCAATACCGGCGACAGGCCGATCCAGGTCGGCTCGCATTTTCATTTTTTCGAGGTCAACGCCGCGCTGGAATTCGATCGCGAACAGGCATTCGGTCAGCGCCTGAACATTCCTGCAACCACCGCCCTGCGCTTCGAGCCGGGCGATGAGAAAGAGGTCACCCTTGTTCCCTACCAGGGCAAGCAGCGGGTGCTCGGCTTCAACGGCCTCGTCAACGGCTGGGTCGGCGACGAGAGCTACAATGACAGCCGGCCGCGGCTGGTCGACGCGATGGAGCGCGCGGAACGCTACGGCTTCAAGTCGTCCAAGTGACCGCCCGGTACAACCTCATTCGACAGGATTTCTGAAATGGCCAAGATTTCAAGACAGCAGTATTCAGACCTCTATGGTCCGACAACGGGCGACAAGATCCGCCTCGGCGATACCGATCTCTATATCGAGATCGAAAAGGACCTCCGGGTCTATGGCGAGGAAGCCGTCTATGGCGGCGGCAAGACGCTGCGCGACGGGATGGGTTACGACAACGAGCTTACCAGCGCTGCAGGCGCCCCCGATCTCGTCATCACCAACGTCACCATTCTCGACGCGGTGCAGGGCGTCATCAAGGCCGATGTTGGCGTCAAGAACGGCAATATCTGCGCCATCGGCAAGGCCGGCAACCCGTCCACCATGTCGGGCGTGACGCCCGGATTGGCGCTCGGGCCGGGCACCGACGCGATCTCGGGCGAGCACCTGATCCTGACGGCTGGCGGCATCGACGCCCACGTCCACTTCATCTCGCCCCAGCAGGCGGAAGCGGCTCTTTCCAACGGCGTCACCACGCTGTTCGGCGGCGGCATCGGCCCGACCGACGGCACCAACGGCACCACCATCACCCCCGGCACCTGGAATGTCGAGATGATGCTGCGCTCCTTCGACGGCTGGCCGGTCAATGCCGGCGTGCTGGGTAAGGGCAATGTCTCCGCCCGGCTGCCGATCGAGGAGCAGCTCCGCGCCGGCGTCATGGGTCTGAAGATCCACGAGGACTGGGGCAGTACGCCGGAAGCGATCCGCACGGCGCTTCGGACCGCCGATGAGTTCGACGTTCAGGTCTGCATCCATACCGATACGCTGAACGAGGCCGGCTTCGTCGAAAATACGATTGCCGCCTTCGAGGGTCGCACCATCCACACCTACCACACGGAAGGCGCCGGCGGCGGTCACGCGCCGGACATTATCCGTGTGGCTGGCCAGTCCAACGTCATCCCGAGTTCGACCAACCCGACGCTGCCCTATGGCATCAATTCGCAGGCCGAGCTCTTCGACATGACGATGATCTGCCACAATCTCAGCCCGAAGATCCCGACCGACGTCGCTTTCGCCGAAAGCCGTGTCCGCCCGGAAACCATCGCCGCTGAAAACGTGCTGCACGATCTCGGCGCGATCTCGATCCTGTCCAGCGACAGCCAGGCCATGGGCCGCGTCGGTGAGAACTGGGCGCGCACGATCCAGACCGCGCATCTGATGAAGGACCGCATGGGCGCCTATGAAGGCGACACCTCGGGCAATGACAATGAACGCGTGCTGCGCTTCGTCGCCAAGGTCACGATCAATCCGGCGATCGCGCAGGGCGTCAGTCATGTGATCGGCTCGGTCGAAGTCGGCAAGATGGCCGACCTCGTGCTATGGGAGCCGGCCTTCTTCGGCGCCAAGCCGAAAATGGTGATCAAGGGCGGCCTGATTTCCTGGGCGCTGATGGGCGATCCGAACGCCTCACTGCCCACGCCGCAGCCGGTTCTCTACCGTCCGATGTTCGGCGCCTACGGCTCGGCGCTGCCGAAGACCCGCGTGACCTTCACGTCGCTGGCAGGCTATGAGGACGGCATCGTCGACCGCTACCAGCTCCGCTCGCAGGTGATGCCGGTCTATGGCACGCGCACGATCAGCAAGAGCTCGATGGTGCGCAACAGCACGCTGCCGGAGATTGAGGTCAACCCGGAAACCTTCGCGGTGACCGTCAACGGCAAGCACGCGACCGTCGAGCCGGCGACCACGATCCCGCTGAACCAGCTCCACTTCTTTAGCTGATTGCGATGCCGGGCGAAGCAAACCTTCGCCCGGTCCGTCCAACAACAACGACGCCGGGGACGTTCAGCCGGAAGGCGGCATCAAGGGCCAGGTAGGCACCGGTGCGTTTCGGCTCTTCTTTCAAGGCGCACAGAATGCGGCGAACATCATGATTCTTGTCGAAAAAATCCTTGGCAACCTCAAGGATGCCGACTGGCACAAACGCTCCCACGAAGCGACGGTCGATTACCTCGCGCTCGAACAGTGGGAAGCGCCGAAGAACCGCCTGCGCAAGGCGAGCGAGGGCGGAACCGAACTCGCGATCTCGCTGCCGCGATCGGAGCATCTCCACAATGACGATGTCCTGCACTACGACGAGGCCAGCAACACCATCATCGCCGCCCGCATCGCGCTGAAGGAGGTCATGGTCATCGAGCTCGAAGGGCTGGAAACGCTCGCGCCGCAGGAAATCCTCAGGATCTGCTTCGAGCTGGGCCACGGGCTTGGCAACCAGCACTGGCCTGCGGTGATCAAGGGCAGCACCGTCTATGTGCCGCTTTCGGTCGACCAGAAGGTCATGGCCTCGGTGATGAAGACCCATGCCTTCGAGGGCGTGAAAAGCCATTTCGCGCCGGGCGAGGAAATCGCCGCCAAGCTCGACGCCCGCGAGGTGCGGATGCTGTTTGCCGGCGCGGACGCGACGCCGCACCACCACCATGATCACGGCCATGGCGACCATCACCACCATCACTGAGCCGGAGGCGGAAATGCCAGACACGAACGGCGTCCAGATGCGGTGCGAAAACGACATGGTTCTGCTCGCGCGTCTTCTGCAGTTTTCCGATTCGACGTTGCCCGTTGGCGCTTTCGCCTTTTCCAACGGGTTGGAATCGGCAATCCAGACCGGCGTCGTGGCCGATGCGGCAAGCCTGGAACGGTTCGTCGAAACGGTGGTGCGGCAGGCTTCCGGCATGGACGGCATCGCCTTTCTTCATGCCCATCGCGCGGCCCGCCGCGGCGCCTACGACGCCGTGCTCGAGGCGGACCGCGAATTGTGGAACCGGCGCGTGGGCGAGGAACAGCAGATGATGCTCGCCCGCATGGGCCGCAAGTTTGCGGAGCTGTCCCTGAAGATCAG
This window of the Martelella lutilitoris genome carries:
- a CDS encoding urease subunit gamma — its product is MHFTPREIDKLMIYTLAQVAQQRKDQGLKLNHPETVSLISVAALNGARAGKTVEEVMEIARKEITRDDVMEGVVDMIPYVQVEAVFTDGSRLVTIHDPIQ
- a CDS encoding urease subunit beta, encoding MTNEKKTPVGGLVLGKGDIEINAGYPTTTLKVRNTGDRPIQVGSHFHFFEVNAALEFDREQAFGQRLNIPATTALRFEPGDEKEVTLVPYQGKQRVLGFNGLVNGWVGDESYNDSRPRLVDAMERAERYGFKSSK
- a CDS encoding urease subunit alpha, whose translation is MAKISRQQYSDLYGPTTGDKIRLGDTDLYIEIEKDLRVYGEEAVYGGGKTLRDGMGYDNELTSAAGAPDLVITNVTILDAVQGVIKADVGVKNGNICAIGKAGNPSTMSGVTPGLALGPGTDAISGEHLILTAGGIDAHVHFISPQQAEAALSNGVTTLFGGGIGPTDGTNGTTITPGTWNVEMMLRSFDGWPVNAGVLGKGNVSARLPIEEQLRAGVMGLKIHEDWGSTPEAIRTALRTADEFDVQVCIHTDTLNEAGFVENTIAAFEGRTIHTYHTEGAGGGHAPDIIRVAGQSNVIPSSTNPTLPYGINSQAELFDMTMICHNLSPKIPTDVAFAESRVRPETIAAENVLHDLGAISILSSDSQAMGRVGENWARTIQTAHLMKDRMGAYEGDTSGNDNERVLRFVAKVTINPAIAQGVSHVIGSVEVGKMADLVLWEPAFFGAKPKMVIKGGLISWALMGDPNASLPTPQPVLYRPMFGAYGSALPKTRVTFTSLAGYEDGIVDRYQLRSQVMPVYGTRTISKSSMVRNSTLPEIEVNPETFAVTVNGKHATVEPATTIPLNQLHFFS
- the ureE gene encoding urease accessory protein UreE (involved in the assembly of the urease metallocenter; possible nickel donor) encodes the protein MILVEKILGNLKDADWHKRSHEATVDYLALEQWEAPKNRLRKASEGGTELAISLPRSEHLHNDDVLHYDEASNTIIAARIALKEVMVIELEGLETLAPQEILRICFELGHGLGNQHWPAVIKGSTVYVPLSVDQKVMASVMKTHAFEGVKSHFAPGEEIAAKLDAREVRMLFAGADATPHHHHDHGHGDHHHHH
- a CDS encoding urease accessory protein UreF is translated as MPDTNGVQMRCENDMVLLARLLQFSDSTLPVGAFAFSNGLESAIQTGVVADAASLERFVETVVRQASGMDGIAFLHAHRAARRGAYDAVLEADRELWNRRVGEEQQMMLARMGRKFAELSLKISAFPVLERWLADIKAGRTPGCFPVGQAVALAHMGADERQAFVVHQYGVAAMIMSAAVRLMRIDHLDTQRILFAVQGRVEDDYARVGGLELDEMSGFAPVFDVLVAHHTKTHVRLFMN